Proteins encoded in a region of the Anopheles ziemanni chromosome 2, idAnoZiCoDA_A2_x.2, whole genome shotgun sequence genome:
- the LOC131293391 gene encoding uncharacterized protein LOC131293391 → MVERWHRTLKAAIVCKDTTRWSEHLPLILLGLRTTFKSDIQASPAELVYGTTLRIPAEFLVEESRSATADQSDFARTLREGMSHIRPPNTSWHADKPTFIHADLSKCSHVFIRNDTVRPALTTPYHGPYPVINRKSKSFQVRLNDRPSWVSVDRLKPAYIANDLSSTPQPTNFQRDSSPLPMLQQKTTPNAAATPATEQKTSTVVTRSQRKVIIPARYR, encoded by the coding sequence ATGGTTGAGCGTTGGCACCGCACCCTCAAGGCAGCAATTGTATGCAAGGACACAACCAGGTGGAGCGAACATTTACCACTTATCCTGCTAGGCCTACGGACTACCTTCAAGAGTGACATCCAAGCATCACCCGCCGAATTGGTGTACGGAACTACGCTGAGGATTCCCGCCGAGTTCCTAGTTGAAGAGTCCCGGTCAGCTACAGCTGATCAATCGGACTTTGCCAGGACGCTCCGGGAAGGGATGAGCCACATTCGCCCGCCAAATACCTCGTGGCACGCGGACAAACCTACCTTCATCCATGCCGACTTAAGCAAGTGTAGCCACGTATTCATACGTAACGACACCGTCCGCCCTGCACTAACCACACCATACCATGGTCCGTACCCGGTAATTAATCGTAAATCGAAGTCTTTTCAGGTTCGACTCAACGATCGACCTTCATGGGTCTCCGTGGATCGCCTGAAACCGGCGTATATCGCCAACGATTTGAGTAGCACTCCGCAACCTACCAACTTCCAACGGGACTCTTCGCCCTTACCGATGCTACAACAGAAGACCACACCCAATGCGGCAGCGACTCCAGCCACAGAGCAGAAAACATCGACCGTTGTTACCAGATCGCAACGGAAGGTCATCATCCCTGCGCGATACCGGTAA
- the LOC131293390 gene encoding uncharacterized protein LOC131293390 has product MATRDYGDVGAGIDEELLVGLPVSDAGHYALASPRGYSDGVGDEVGDGVGGEMGDGVGAGVGDDVGIGDGNWAGVGGDHGAGVGDGVGIGDGNGAGVGGDYAARHYALASPRGDSDGVGDEMVSGLAWHFESPAITALALRKFCDNGVSAGVSPIWFLASGSGTVDADGAESGHYALASPRGYSDGVGDEVGDGVGGEMGDGVGAGVGDDVGIGDGNWAGVGGDHGAGVGDGVGIGDGNGAGVGGDYAARHYALASPRGDSDGVGDEMVSGLAWHFESPAITALALRKFCDNGVSAVSELNYTILRSRRGHQF; this is encoded by the exons ATGGCTACGAGGGATTACGGAGACGTCGGCGCCGGTATCGATGAGGAACTGTTGGTTGGTCTTCCGGTCTCTGATG CGGGGCACTATGCGTTGGCGTCACCACGTGGGTACAGCGATGGCGTCGGCGATGAGGTTGGCGATGGCGTCGGTGGTGAGATGGGCGATGGCGTCGGGGCTGGCGTTGGTGATGATGTCGGGATTGGCGATGGCAACTGGGCTGGCGTTGGCGGGGACCACGGGGCTGGCGTTGGTGATGGTGTCGGGATTGGCGATGGCAACGGGGCTGGCGTTGGCGGGGATTACGCAGCGAGGCACTATGCGTTGGCGTCACCACGTGGGGACAGCGATGGCGTCGGCGATGAGATGGTGTCGGGGCTGGCGTGGCACTTCGAAAGTCCTGCGATAACGGCGTTGGCACTTCGAAAGTTCTGCGATAACGGCGTATCGGCC GGAGTATCTCCTATTTGGTTCCTTGCTTCCGGTAGCGGAACGGTCGACGCGGATggggccgaat CGGGGCACTATGCGTTGGCGTCACCACGTGGGTACAGCGATGGCGTCGGCGATGAGGTTGGCGATGGCGTCGGTGGTGAGATGGGCGATGGCGTCGGGGCTGGCGTTGGTGATGATGTCGGGATTGGCGATGGCAACTGGGCTGGCGTTGGCGGGGACCACGGGGCTGGCGTTGGTGATGGTGTCGGGATTGGCGATGGCAACGGGGCTGGCGTTGGCGGGGATTACGCAGCGAGGCACTATGCGTTGGCGTCACCACGTGGGGACAGCGATGGCGTCGGCGATGAGATGGTGTCGGGGCTGGCGTGGCACTTCGAAAGTCCTGCGATAACGGCGTTGGCACTTCGAAAGTTCTGCGATAACGGCGTATCGGCCGTAAGCGAGTTGAACTACACAATCCTGAGATCACGTCGGGGTCACCAGTTTTAG